Within the Candidatus Saccharibacteria bacterium oral taxon 488 genome, the region TCCGCCCTCAGAATCTCGCTTTTTTCATTATACCATTTGAGTTTGCCCTTGCCTTTAAATGGTGGTTTTTGCTCGCATCATTATTGCTGAGCATATATTTTCTAGCCTTAAAATTCCTTCCCGGCAAATACTCGCTCGCGAGCCTGCTGTCTATCGTCGGTTCATTTACTCCTTTTATATTCTGGTGGTATCAAACAATCACCATCATGAGCATCGTCTGGGGAATTGTCATACTGCTTACAGCCATGCGCTTGATAGAACATAGGCCTCTTTCATTTCTCGCTAACTATAAGCGTGGCAATATCATATCGCAGCTCATACTGTCTGGTTCGCTCATTTATTCACTAGTAGGATTTGCTCTATTGCTATACCCTGCTTTTCAGATTCCCGTCGTAATTACGGTAGGTCTAGTTTTTCTTGGTTATTACATAAACACCTGGAAGAAACTTACCAAAAAGACACGCAAGAGACTGTATATCAACACAGTTGTTCTGGCTGGCTCTACCTTAGTGGCCATTGGTATCATCGGCGTATTTTTAATCACTAGGCTGGATGCGGTGCGAGCCATCTCTGGCACAGACTATCCCGGAGCACGCTTTGTACACTCAGGCACACCGTCACAGGCCGACCTCATTGGATTAGCAGGCTATAGTCAGTATCGTCTACAGGATAATTCGTCCATTGGCTCGATTGATCCAAGTAAGGGTAGCATCAATCAGAGCGAACTATCAGCGTCTATCATCATACCTTTTGCCTTTATTATTCCTATATTACTTATACTTCTTTATCAATGGCGCAAAAAAAGAATGGTAGATTGGGTGGGTGTAGCAATCGTTACTACCTGTCTAGTCTTCGCTGCACATCTATTCTTGCCGGGGTTTTCCACAATAGCAAAGCCCTTTATGCTGCATCTTGTGCCAATAACGAGGCTTCAGCTTGGCTTGGGCTTTGTGGGTACTCTTTCGTTACTTTATGTTATCGCCAACAGTAAACAGCTTGTGTCAAAATACCGTCCATGGGTATATCTCTATTCAGGTCTCATGATTATTGTGTATATTCTAACGATAGTATTTATTATAAAATTTAATCGTAATTTTGCCGGAGACTTACGTATATTAGGTATAGCCGCGATCAGCTTTTCTGGTGGCCTAGCTCTTGTTTTTATTGGCAAAGAAAAGCTTGGCTTACTGCTGCTATCAGCTCTCTGCATTATGTCAACCATAACCATCCAACCCCTCTACAAAGGCCTCGGCAGTGGCTATAATAGTAATATAATTACCAACAAAATAGCTTCGCTGTCATCACCTGATGACGCATGGGGACTATCTGGCACGGTTGTTTTGGAGAATTTTCCACAAATGGCCAATCGCAAATCAATTACCGGGGTTCACACGTATCCTGATAAAGATTTTTGGTCGAAAGTATCCAAGGACAAAACTATTTACAATAGATATGCTCACGTACTGCTGTCTGACACAATCACGGACGACTTAAAGCTAACGCAGCCAGATGTGTTCATTGCGCGCTTGAGTTGCAACAACCATCTCGGTAGAACTATTACTCACGTTCTCGCAACGACTCCCCTCCAACTTCCCTGCTACAAATTAATTGATCAAACCACGGTGGGTGGTGGTACTATCATGTTTTATAAAAGAACCCCGTAAAGTCTTTACTATATCATTAGTACTTGCTATGATTAACCATAAAGGGAATAATCTACTAATTATGAGAATACAGAAAAAACGAAACCATAAAAAAATAGTCTTGGTATTGGTTGTGTTGTTTTTGCTATTAACCGGGTACGCTTTAATGGCCTATGGGTTTAAATTTTGGCCTTTTACGAAAAATCAATTTACTGAAGCAACAGAGGAACAAAAAACAGCTGGCAACAATATAAAAGAAAAGTCATTAGAAAACACAACCGAGGGAGCAGGAGATAAAAAATCTTCGCCGCAACCCAAAACACCGCGAGGTAGCGACCCCTCCCCGGCGCCAACTCCGTCGCCAAACGGTGGTAAGTCGACGGTTGGAGTGAGCATAACCGCCGCAACAGTCGATAAGTCTACTGCTACCCTTTACGTACGCGGTCTTATCCAAACCATTTCTTCAAACGGCACCTGCACCCTGTCGATGCGTCACAGCAGTGGACGAACATATTCAAGTAGCGCCGGGTCACAGGCAGGACCGAGCACCTCCAGCTGTAAGGGCTTTAATGTACCCCTTTCTCAACTGACCCCGGGAAAATGGACAATAACAATTCACTATGAGGATGCTACCGTTACTGGTAGCGCCGAGGGGGAGGTAACTATATGAAAAAGTTTCTACTCAGCGTAGGACTGTCGATATCAATCTGCCTGGGAGTATTGTTTACTTCATTACCAGTGTCGGCTACCTTGAATGATTTTGATCCAGGCAACATCATGGATGATACAGTTGCCACCAATTATGGATCTATGAATGCGCAGCAAATTCAAGCTTTTCTCAACAGCAAAGTTCCCCAATGCGACACTAACGGATCTCAACCGGCAAGAGAGTTCGGAAGGCCCGACATTAGCCGTGCTCAGTATGCTTCTTTGCGCGGCTGGCATGGTCCACCGTATACCTGTCTACGTGATTACCGATCGGGAGATAGAAGAAGTGCTGCTCAATTAATTTTTGATGCCGCCCAAAAATATCACGTCAACCCTCAACTTCTTATAGTTCTTCTACAAAAGGAGCAGGCGTTAGTGACTGATGTTTGGCCAACGCGCGGTCAATTTAGAAGTGCAACCGGCTACGGCTGTCCAGACACGGCCGCCTGTGATAGTAAATATTTTGGCTTGGAAAACCAACTAGAGTGGGCTGCAAAACACTTCCATTATATCATTACTCGTAATCCGAATTGGTATTCTCCATATACGACCGGCGTTAATTTTGTTCGCTGGAGTCCAAATGCGGCCTGTGGTGGATCACATGTAAATATTCAAAATTGGACGACCGCCGCATTATATAGCTACACACCATACCAGCCAAATGCTGCTGCTTTAGCTGCTGGCTATGGCACGGGTAACGGTTGTAGTGCCTACGGAAATCGTAATTTCTATAATTATTTCACCGATTGGTTTGGCGGTACTCGCTCAAGCAGCTCTTTTGCTTGTCGAGATGGTCAAAACCTGCCAGGTATCGCTACTGGCGCTCGAATAACACCAACCAGAATAAATGGCGGTCGAGATACATTAACTGTCACAGTTCCAAATAACACTGGTAGTAAATGTGCTGAGATACATACCTGGACAGACGCTCACTTACAGGCATGGTCACAACACGTCGCCACAAACTCATATACATTTAATCAACAATATAGTAAGGTTATTTCACAGAAAGTAAATCACAAGAATACTGTATTAACGAAAGTCGACTATAATGGTACGGCAAGTGGACGAGTTGAGTTTCATGTTTGGACTCAAGACGGGTTGCGCTGGCTAGCACATACCGCAACAACCGCCGGACCAATAGATCCGCTCCTCTCAGAAGTTATTACCGCTGACACCAACGGTGACGGGATAGATGAATACTATTTAATTAACTACGAGCAGACCAACACCGGGATGATTGAGGTGCACGGCTGGAGTAATAATGGTACGAGTTGGTTCCGACATACCGCAACAAGTCACCCTGCCGCCAGTATGAATACAGGTCGAGTCATCGCTGCCGATCTTGATGGCGACAAGAAGGACGAGTTTATCTACGTTAAGTACGGCAACACTTCAAGTGGACGAGTTGAGTTTCATGTTTGGGACTCATCATTAAAGAGCTGGGTACGTCATACCGCCAGCAATTACCCGCAAGCCGGCTATGTGGTAGCCACAAATGATATAGTGGCAGCTGACCTGTTTGGTAGAGGTAGAGATACGATCTATTACATTAAATACCGAGACACCCCTCATAATAAAATTGAGGTTCATGGGTGGGGCGACAATCAGCAATCGTGGGACAGTCACATATCGACCTCATCGGGCACATACTAAGCCTCTCGGGTGTAGGTATTTCAAATATCCCCGCCTTACTGGCGGGGATGATGGCTATTGCGGTATGTGTTTTATTTAGGTAAGCGATAGCCCGGTCCAAATTGCTCAAAATTATCGTTATAGAATGGGTCGCGCTTCAAATAATCGCCCCACCTTTTACGCATCTCGTTTTGCGCTTCTTGTAGCTCGGTGCTGTCTCTTTCTCTGGTATTGATGCGCCCAACGCTCTTTGATTCATAATGAAATAGTTCAGCATAAGGAGTGTACAGATTGTAGTAACCCTTTTTACGCAGCTTAAGGTTTAGATCAACATCATTATAGGTAACCCGCAGTTTCGGGTCAAAGCCGCCAACCTCATCAAACTTTTTCCGACTCACCATACTACACGCAGCGGTTACGGCCGATACATTGCGAATATTAGCCGTGTAAATATAGGTAAATATATCAACCCGCTGATCCTCGCCATAAAATGGATGAAACGCTATATCTCGTTCCGACAGGACGATTCCGGCATGCTGAATGGTCTTATCTTCGAACAGTAGCTTTGGCCCAACCATACCAATTTCTGGCCTTTGAGCATGTTCCAACAATGCCTGTATCCAGTCGTGCGTAATAACTTTGGTGTCATTATTTAAGAATAAAAGATATTCTCCACGAGAAGCTTTTGCCCCCTGGTTGCAAGCATCTGAAAAATTAAATTTCTTTTTATAATTAACGATGGTTACGCTTTCAAGACCACTGGTTAGCTTTTTGTAAAAATCTTTAACCCGCTTATCTGTCGACCCCGTATCAACAATGACGATTTCAAAATACGGATACGTTGTGTCTTCAATAATTGATTCGACGCAGTTCTTGATATAGGTAAAATTATCCTTAGTCGGAATAATAATTGACACGAGCGGACTATTCGGTATGACATACTTCTTGCGCCAAAAACCTAAAGCGGTATGAGCGTCAATATATGCATTATCGTTTCTTTGTCTAGCACTACTGCGAAGTACACGTCTTTGATTTATATAGGCATATGGTTTGCTGTCGGCATTCATAGCAGTCGAAGTTTCAGATTTACGCCAGTGATACAGAATTTTTGGAATATGATAAATATTGTCTGTTTGAGCGGCAATCTTTAGGAATAGGTCCCAGTCTTGAGCTCCTTGTGTGCCCGGCGTAAAGCCACCGACCTTTTTTACGGTGCTGGTTTTCATTGTTGCAAAATGAGTGACCATATTGCATGAATTCATAAAGTCGGGGCTCCAGTCCGGCTTAAAGAACGGCTCTATATGATTGTTCTCCTGATCAATTTTATCTTCATCAGTGTATATAAGCTCCACCTCAGGATACTTATTGATCACATTAACAGCCTCAAACAGTGCATTGGGCGCTAATATATCATCGTGATCAAGAAGCGATATGTATTCTCCTTTTGCCATAGTGAGGGCGGTGTTTGACGACTCGGCTATA harbors:
- a CDS encoding glycosyltransferase, coding for MKNMIINSAKFAVRATLHPSYGRKQIRLYRDRKIVNKKRYDEYIEWFGKHTLTAEQLSEQKEQSKKFRYRPLISILLPTYNTNPEYLRICIDSVLAQSYDNWELCISDDNSTNEQTKHVVREYVKKYDNITATFRKKNGHIAESSNTALTMAKGEYISLLDHDDILAPNALFEAVNVINKYPEVELIYTDEDKIDQENNHIEPFFKPDWSPDFMNSCNMVTHFATMKTSTVKKVGGFTPGTQGAQDWDLFLKIAAQTDNIYHIPKILYHWRKSETSTAMNADSKPYAYINQRRVLRSSARQRNDNAYIDAHTALGFWRKKYVIPNSPLVSIIIPTKDNFTYIKNCVESIIEDTTYPYFEIVIVDTGSTDKRVKDFYKKLTSGLESVTIVNYKKKFNFSDACNQGAKASRGEYLLFLNNDTKVITHDWIQALLEHAQRPEIGMVGPKLLFEDKTIQHAGIVLSERDIAFHPFYGEDQRVDIFTYIYTANIRNVSAVTAACSMVSRKKFDEVGGFDPKLRVTYNDVDLNLKLRKKGYYNLYTPYAELFHYESKSVGRINTRERDSTELQEAQNEMRKRWGDYLKRDPFYNDNFEQFGPGYRLPK